The Dendropsophus ebraccatus isolate aDenEbr1 chromosome 3, aDenEbr1.pat, whole genome shotgun sequence genome includes a region encoding these proteins:
- the ELOVL7 gene encoding very long chain fatty acid elongase 7, whose translation MAFKDLTSRAVLLYDEWIKDADPRVEDWPLMSSPIPQTLIIGAYIYFVTLLGPKMMENRKPFDLRGIMAAYNSFMVLFSVYMFYEFLMSGWATGYSFQCDIVDYSRSPQAVRMAWTCWLFYFSKLIELLDTVFFVFRKKNSQITFLHVFHHSMMSWTWWFGVKFAPGGLGTFHALVNCVVHVIMYAYYGLSALGPAYQKYLWWKKYMTTIQLTQFIMITFHISQFFIMKDCPYQFPVFLYIILLYGIIFLILFLNFWIHAYTKGQRLPKTYQNGKALQNGHAKDKHH comes from the exons ATGGCCTTCAAGGACTTAACATCAAGAGCAGTGCTGCTGTATGACGAGTGGATTAAAGATGCTG ATCCACGGGTGGAGGATTGGCCACTTATGTCTTCTCCGATCCCCCAGACACTTATTATTGGGGCGTATATTTATTTTGTAACTTTACTTGGGCCCAAGATGATGGAGAACCGGAAACCATTTGACCTAAGGGGCATAATGGCAGCTTATAACTCGTTTATGGTTCTGTTCTCTGTGTACATGTTCTATGAG tTCCTTATGTCAGGCTGGGCTACAGGTTATTCTTTTCAATGTGACATTGTGGATTACTCTAGGTCACCGCAGGCAGTAAGG ATGGCCTGGACATGTTGGTTGTTCTATTTTTCAAAGTTAATTGAGCTACTTGACACT GTCTTTTTTGTTTTCCGTAAGAAGAACAGTCAGATCACATTCCTCCATGTGTTTCACCACTCCATGATGTCGTGGACCTGGTGGTTCGGTGTAAAGTTCGCTCCTG GTGGTTTGGGCACATTCCATGCACTAGTGAACTGCGTAGTCCATGTCATCATGTACGCCTACTACGGACTTTCAGCACTGGGGCCGGCCTACCAGAAGTACCTGTGGTGGAAAAAGTACATGACTACTATACAACTG acCCAGTTTATCATGATCACTTTCCATATCTCACAGTTCTTCATCATGAAAGATTGTCCATACCAGTTCCCGGTCTTCTTATACATCATTTTGCTGTATGGAATCATCTTCTTAATTCTGTTCCTCAATTTCTGGATCCATGCCTACACTAAGGGGCAAAGGCTTCCAAAAACGTATCAGAATGGAAAAGCACTTCAGAACGGACATGCAAAGGACAAACACCATTGA